The stretch of DNA GTCTCCTCGACGTCCTCGTCGGGGTCGAGGTCACCGCTCGACGGCACCATCGCGATGTCGACCGGCGGGAGGACCGGCCCGATCGAGCCCGGGATCGGCGGTAGCGGAGCAGCGCGCGGGACCGGCGGCAGGTCCTGATCACCGGTTTCGACGCCCACGCCGTCGCGGACGTCAGCGTCGGTGGACCGGGCCGAGGACGGCACGGTGGGCGAGACCGGCTCGGGCGGGATCGCCGCGCCGTCGGTCGCGCGCTCGGGCTCCTCGACCTCGGACCGCGCCCCGTCGACGTCGTCGACGTCGACCGGGCCAGCATCGGCCGCACCGGCATCGGTCGCGACGTCCGCGGCCCGATCACGCTCGGCGGCTCGGTCGCCGTCAGCGACGAGATCGCCGTCAGCGACTCGATGGCCGTCGGGGGCGCCGGTCGCCGAGTCGTCGTCGAGCTCGGACGCTCCGGACCCGCCGTCGACGCCGTTCTCCGACGGCTCGTCGCCGGCGCGGACCTCGTCGTCGGCTGCCCAGTCCGGCCGGGCCATCGGCAGCGGGACGACCGGGCCGGTGAAGGCCGCGGTCACGGTCGGACGGACGGCACCGCACTCCGCACAGAAGATGTCGTCGGGCTCGAGGGTGTGGCCGCACACTGGGCAGGTCGCAGGTCCGCTCCCCGGAGCGATCAGCGGCGTCGGCGCGGGACGACGATCGACCAGGGGTTCGACCACCGCGGTGTCGCCGGCACGGGACTGCTCGTCACCGGACGACACCTCGTGCTGGTCCTCGACGGGCGGATCGGCGGCGGCGGGACCACGCCCGACCCACCAGGAGGGTCGCGAGGGCGCTGCCGTCGGCTGCTGCGCGACAGGAGGAGACCACACCGGGGCCGCAGGCGGTTCGGGGCGCTCCGACGTCGCGTCGGTGGTCGGCGCGAGCCGGGTGCGTTCGGTGTCGGCGAGCTCGCCGGACGAGGTGCTCCGGTCAGCCGAGGCGAGCGGGTCCGGGGAGGACGGGTACGCATCGGGGTCGAGGGGCGGCTCCACCTCCGGAGCACCCGCCCGCAGGTCGGCTGCGCCCGACACGGCCGAGGTGCCCGCCGGACTCCCGGTCTCGCCGGCTCCGGCGCCGGTCGCGGGGGTACCGGTCGCGTCGCTACCGGTTGCGGCGGTACCGACCGGATCAGCACCGATCGCCCCGGTACCGGTCGATCCCGTCCCGCGGCGTGGTCGGCCCGGGTCGCCGTCCTCGGGTCGCGCCCACGAGGGTCCACCGACCGGAGCGCCGGGGACGGCGTGATCGGGCGGACCCATCGGCCCGGCCGGTGCTGACGGACGATCGGGCACGGGACCCGGGGACCGCCGGTCCTCGCCGGTGAGCCAAGCACGCGTCGCGGGGTCGAGCGTCGCCTCCGGCAACCACGCCTCGGCCGCCGGGTCGGGCCGGTGACCGTACTGGTCGGGCTGGCGGAGCGGCGGCGGTGGGGTGTCGTCCGCGGGCGCCGCCGGAGCGGGCCGGCGGTTCGCCGAGACGTTCACCGACCGCCCGCACTCACCGCAGAAGATCGCGCCGTCCGGCAGCATCGATCCGCAGTGTTCGCATCTGATCACGGTTCGCCTCTGTCCTCACTCGGCCGTCCACGACGCTCGCCGGCCTCCGGACCATCGTAGTCACGGCCACCGGGACGCCCCTGGTCGCCCCGGCCCCCGACGCCGACGCCGACGTTCCCCCGACCGGCCGGTCCCGTCCCGGCGACCAGGTGCGGTCGCCCGGCGCCGGACCAGACGGACCGCAACGACACGGCCGCTCGGAGGCGTTCGCGCCGGTTCCGCCCCTCGCGCAGGCTCTCGATCGCCTCGTCGGTCGCCGACCACATCCGGTCGGCGGTCGCCGGGTCGACGTCGTCCGGCCCGAAGACACTGCGGTCCGCCAGCGCGGCCAGCCCGGTACCGCCACGGCCGGGAGCACCGGCGACGGCCTCGCGACGGGTCGCGCCTCCGGGCACGGCGTGCCCCCGGTCGAGCAGCGCGTCGCGGTACTCGTCCCACGCACCGGTGACGCGGGCACGAGGGGTCGGTGCCCTGCGTCGTCGGCGTCGCCGGACCCGCTTGCACAGCAGCACGGTCGCGAACGGCAGGAGGACGAGGGCCACGAAGCCCAGCGTCGCGAGGACCCACGGCATCGCCGCGAGCAGCACCTGGAGCCACAGCGGCGGCACCGGCGGTGTCTCGCGGTCGGTCTGCGGCGGCGCCTGCTGGTCCTGGTCCTGCCGCTCGACGGGCGGCGGCGGGACGACCGTCTCCGGGCGCGTGACGGGTTGCGGGGTCTGGTCCTGCTCCTCCGGGATCTCCCGGACGACGGGGTTCGGGTTCAGGGTGACCCAGCCCCACTGTGCCGTGTCCACCTCGACCCGCGCGGTCACGTCGGACCCGCGTAGCGTCGTCGTCCCGCCCGAGCTGGCTGTCCGGCCGGACGATGAGGCGCCGGAGTCGCCGCCCGGGGTGAACCCCATCACGACCCGCGACGGGAACCCGATCTGCCGCGCCATCAGTGCAGCTGCCACCGCGTACTGCTCCTGGTCGCCGATCATGACCGGCGCGGTGAGGAGCTCCTGGATGCGGTCCGCGCCGTGCCCGGAACGGCTGGCACGGTCGTCGCCGACGCCGTGGCTGACGTAGCCGGTGCTGGTGAGCCACCGGACGGCGGCGACGAGCTTCTCGCCGTCCGTCCGGGCATCGGCGGTCGTCGACTCGACGCGCTCCCGCACGGCGTCCGGCACCCCGGTCGCCGGCGGGACCGCAGCCGTCCCCGGCCGTGCCGAGGCGAGCTGCTGGTCGTCCGGCTGGTCGGGCAGCACAGCGTCGAGGTCGTAGCGGGTCCCCGCCCCGACCCCGCCGACGACGGCGCCGGTCGACGTCGCACGGTCGTAGAAGAAGGAGCGCCGCGCCTGCTCTGCGCCGTCCCCGCGGAAGGTGACCGACTCCAGGTCCCCGACGGTCGGCAGCCAGACGCCACGGTAGGCGTCGACGTCCACTCCGACCCGGAGGTCGCTCCCCCGCACGCCGCCGACGTCGACGGTCGTCGGCACCCGCTCGAACGTGCCAGACACGGACGCCCCGTCGTCGCCGCCGACCCGGAACACGACGCCGTCGTACGTGTCGAGGGTCGCGATCCGGACGAACCCGCCCTGCGGCAGCCCCGAGACGCGCAACTGCGCCGCGTCGGCCGAGCCGGTCTCCTCGTACGCCCGGAAGGTGCTCAGCGGGCTGACCTCGTCGCGGGGGTCGAAGGGCTTGACGACGTCGGTGCGTGCGACGGTGCGGCCGACCGACGGCGGCGCGACCAGCCCGAGTCCGGTCGCGACGACCGCCGCCGCCAGCACGGTCCCCGTCCCGACGAGCGCGGGTCGCGCCACGGACCGCCACACCGGGACCGGCGCGCCGACGGTCGTCGCGACGGCGGCCGCCCTGCGGGAGTGGCGGACGACGAGCGCCCAGACCAGGGCGATCCCGCCGAGCGCGACCGCGGTCGCGACCGGCACATCGAGGCGGCTCGGTCCGACGACGACACCCGCCGCGAACAGGACGAGGGCCGGGATGCTCGCGGTCTCCGGTCGGGAGGCGCGGGTCGCCACGGTCACGGCCGTCACCGTGGCGACGAGGGTCGTCACGAAGTACGGCACGAGCAGGGACTCGTAGGACCCGACCGGCAGGCTGACGGTGACGAGGCGCTTCCAGTCGAGCGCGACGCCGGCGAAGAGGTCGACGAGGCCCGGCCCGGTCGGCAGCAGCCCTGCGGCCTCGGCCGGGACCGCGACTGGCACGCCGGTCAGGGTGAAGACGGCCACGGTCAGGACGCCGACGACCAGCGTCGGCAGTCGCCCGAGCGCGCCGGCCCACGCCACGGCGGTCCCGGCGACGACCGCGGTGACGCCGGCGGTGACCATCGAGCCGTCGCGGTGGACCGGCCACCAGGCGGTGCTCGCCACCGCGACGAGGAGCCAGACGACGAGCGTGCCACCGACCAGCCGTGCGGGCGCGCGCCGGCGAGCCGCGCGACGGGTCGCACGACGGCTGCGCGTCCGTCGGTCCGTGGACGTGGTACTCACGCGGCGGCCGCCGATCGGTGCAGGGCCTGGCGCAGGTCCTCGAGGTAGCCGACGGTCAGCACGGTGAGACCGGCGACACGGAGCACGCGCGGCTGGGCCTCGGGCTCGCAGGTGACGGCCACGACCTCGACCCCGACGGGGAAGCGCGTCGCGGCGAGCCGGAGCGCCGGCAGCCCGACCGCAGGACCAACCACCAGGAAGGCGACCGAGATGCCCGCGGTGTCGTTGCCGACGATCCCGGCGACCTCGGCGACGGGCAGGCACGCATCGGAGAGTCCGACGGTCGCGAACTCGTCCAGCAGTCGGGTCGGGGTGACGGTGGTCAGCCGGTGCACCGCCCGCACCGGGCGTTTGGCGTACTCCGGCGTGCGCTCGGACACGACGACGGAGACCTCCC from Curtobacterium sp. SGAir0471 encodes:
- a CDS encoding FHA domain-containing protein; its protein translation is MSGAADLRAGAPEVEPPLDPDAYPSSPDPLASADRSTSSGELADTERTRLAPTTDATSERPEPPAAPVWSPPVAQQPTAAPSRPSWWVGRGPAAADPPVEDQHEVSSGDEQSRAGDTAVVEPLVDRRPAPTPLIAPGSGPATCPVCGHTLEPDDIFCAECGAVRPTVTAAFTGPVVPLPMARPDWAADDEVRAGDEPSENGVDGGSGASELDDDSATGAPDGHRVADGDLVADGDRAAERDRAADVATDAGAADAGPVDVDDVDGARSEVEEPERATDGAAIPPEPVSPTVPSSARSTDADVRDGVGVETGDQDLPPVPRAAPLPPIPGSIGPVLPPVDIAMVPSSGDLDPDEDVEETRIVVKTESTAPFVLHFSTGERTAVHGTGLLGRLPRPEPAERFDDLLTVHDPGKSVSKTHLELGRDGDDLWVSDRHSGNGTVIRHIDGSIRRCEPGRRYRVERGARVDIGEQFFLVQ
- a CDS encoding transglutaminase domain-containing protein yields the protein MSTTSTDRRTRSRRATRRAARRRAPARLVGGTLVVWLLVAVASTAWWPVHRDGSMVTAGVTAVVAGTAVAWAGALGRLPTLVVGVLTVAVFTLTGVPVAVPAEAAGLLPTGPGLVDLFAGVALDWKRLVTVSLPVGSYESLLVPYFVTTLVATVTAVTVATRASRPETASIPALVLFAAGVVVGPSRLDVPVATAVALGGIALVWALVVRHSRRAAAVATTVGAPVPVWRSVARPALVGTGTVLAAAVVATGLGLVAPPSVGRTVARTDVVKPFDPRDEVSPLSTFRAYEETGSADAAQLRVSGLPQGGFVRIATLDTYDGVVFRVGGDDGASVSGTFERVPTTVDVGGVRGSDLRVGVDVDAYRGVWLPTVGDLESVTFRGDGAEQARRSFFYDRATSTGAVVGGVGAGTRYDLDAVLPDQPDDQQLASARPGTAAVPPATGVPDAVRERVESTTADARTDGEKLVAAVRWLTSTGYVSHGVGDDRASRSGHGADRIQELLTAPVMIGDQEQYAVAAALMARQIGFPSRVVMGFTPGGDSGASSSGRTASSGGTTTLRGSDVTARVEVDTAQWGWVTLNPNPVVREIPEEQDQTPQPVTRPETVVPPPPVERQDQDQQAPPQTDRETPPVPPLWLQVLLAAMPWVLATLGFVALVLLPFATVLLCKRVRRRRRRRAPTPRARVTGAWDEYRDALLDRGHAVPGGATRREAVAGAPGRGGTGLAALADRSVFGPDDVDPATADRMWSATDEAIESLREGRNRRERLRAAVSLRSVWSGAGRPHLVAGTGPAGRGNVGVGVGGRGDQGRPGGRDYDGPEAGERRGRPSEDRGEP